Sequence from the Ignavibacteriales bacterium genome:
AACCGTCAAAGATCTTCTTTTTTATTTCCCAACAAAATATTTAGATAGAACAAACATACTTACTACTACAAAAGTTTATGGTCATTTGATTAACGGTTATGAAGGTGAGGTTACTATTATAGGTAAAGTAGTTGATAAAGAAGTGATCAGATACGGACGAAAAGAAATTCTTAAAGTTCAGGTTAGAGATGCATCCGGATTTTTTGAGTGTGTTTGGTTCCAGGGAGTTAGATTCTTTCAAAATGTATTTAACGAAGGTGAACAGTATGCTATCGCTGGCAAACCCGTTTTAACTAAATATGGAAATCTTGAATTCGTTCACCCTGATTTTGATAGAATTACCGAAACTGAATCTCAGCAATTTCTAAACACAGGAAAGATAATTCCATTTTACAGAGTCTCCAAAGAATTGCGTTCCACTAAGATTGGTGATCTTAGTTTAAGAAAAATTATAAGCAATGCGGTGGAAAAGTATTCCGGATTCCTAACCGAAACTTTACCGGCTGATATAATCGAAGAAGAGAATCTTCTTGGAATTATTGATGCAATAAGAAATGCTCACTTTCCGGAAAATTACGATAAACTTAATTTAGCTTTAACCCGGTTCAAGTTTGAAGAACTTTTTTACATTGAAACATTGGTTGCTCTGCGAAAAAGGAACTATAAAGAAAAAATTGCCGGACATTCAATGAAAATCAAAAGTAAATTAATCCCCGATTTTCTTAAAACGATTCCATTCGAGTTAACAAAAGCTCAGTTAAAAGCTCTTTCAGATATTCGCAAAGATATGGAAAGCCCAAAACCAATGAACAGATTGCTACAAGGTGATGTTGGAAGCGGGAAGACGATTGTTGCATTAATTGCAATGCTTATTGCTAAAGATAATGGATTTCAATCGGCAATTATGGCTCCCACAGAAGTACTTGCGCTCCAGCATTTCAAAACAATTAGCAGCTTTCTAAAAAATTTTGATATTAAAATTGGTTTGTTAATTGGCGGACAAAAAAAATCAGCAAAACAAAAAAATCTGAAAATTAAAGAGTTAAGTGAAAGCGATATAATTATTGGCACTCACGCTCTTTTTGAAGGAGATGTTTCTTTTAACCGGTTAGGATTAGCAATAATTGATGAGCAGCATCGATTCGGTGTTGTTCAACGATCAAAATTAATTAAGAAGGGTGTATCGCCCGATGTCATTATAATGACGGCAACTCCAATCCCACGCACTTTATCAATGACTGTTTATGGAGATCTTGATGTTTCAGTTATTGACGAAATGCCAAGAGACAGGAAACCGGTTAAAACTTTTCTCCGTGGAGAGAGCAAACTGCCTCAGATATTTAAATTCATAATTGATAAATCAAAGCAAGGTTACAAATCCTTTATAATTTATCCATTAGTACAGGAATCGGAAAAGCTGGAACTTAAAGCTGCAGTAACTAATTATGAAACACTAAAAAACACTTTCCTTAAAGATGTTGATGTAGGAATGATTCATGGTCAGATGTCCATTCAGGAAAAAGAGGAGGCGATGCAAAGATTTTCTGCTGACGCCTTAAAGGTTCTGGTTGCAACAACTGTAATTGAAGTTGGGATTGATATTCCTGATGCAAACATTATTATAATAAATGATGCACATCGGTTTGGTTTATCGCAACTTCATCAATTAAGAGGAAGAGTTGGAAGAAGTGAAAAGCAGGCGTACTGCATTCTTATTACCAAAGATGAATTTGCAGAAAAAATATCTTCCAAAAATCTGCAATTAGAATTTCTTTCTCCGGCTTTATTAGAAAAAAACAAAACTGCTGCTCGAATTCAGTCGATGGTTAAATACAATAGCGGTTTTGATATTGCTGAGATTGATCTTAAGCTACGCGGACCCGGTGATATTTTTGGAATAAAGCAAAGCGGTTTCCCAGAATTGAAATATGCAGACATCATTTCAGACATGGATTTGTTAATCAAAGCAAAGGAAAAAGCATTTAGCATCATTGCGCAGGATCCCAGGTTGATTTTACCTTCTCACAAAATCATCCGCGATAACTTACTTACATCTTACAAAGAAAATATTAACTACTCTAAGATCGCTTAAAAAAAAATTCTGAGTGTTACCCTCAAAAAAAAATCAGAAAAAACTTTTTAAAAATGTTTCATTTAAAAAAAAATTATTTATTTTTGTATAGAGATTAAAAAAATATTTTTGTGAATTTTTTTTTGAGTTATTATGTTGGATGTTTTAAGAAAAGATGTTGCGTTTAAGTTTTTATCAGTTATATTTATTTACATAAACATAAGGAGCCGATATTACATTTCATTCTGAGAACATTCGCTTGAATGTTGTGCTTACATTTAATGTAAGACCGGAAGAAGATTCATCAACTGAAAATCTGGCTTCCTCCGAAATAGTCTCCTCAAAATCAAACTCATCACAAACTACTCCAAGAAAATTCAATGATGTGTATGCTGAATGGGATACTTTTGAAACTATTAATGCTGTTAGAAGCGCTTTAGCAATAAATCATAATGTAACGCTGGTAGAAGCAGATGAAAATGCTTATGAAAAAATTAAATCTAACAAACCGGATATTGTATTTAATGTTGCTGAAGGAATGCACAGCATTAGCAGAGAAGCTCAAATACCGGCGATGCTGGATATGCTTCAAGTTCCCTATACAGGGTCTGATCCTTTAACACTTGTTACTTGTTTAGACAAAGCCCGCACAAAAGAAATTCTATCTTATCACAAAATTAAAAACGCAAAGTTCATCACTGCTTCAAGCAAAAACGATTTACTAAACTTCGATCTAAAATTTCCGATTATTATTAAACCGATTGGTGAAGGATCGAGTAAAGGAATTTTCAACAATTCATTTATTGCCAACATAACTGATTTGGCAATTGCAGTTGAAAAGAATTATGAAATTTATAAACAGCCATCTTTAATTGAAGAGTTTTTACCTGGAAGAGAATTTACTGTTGCTATGATTGGGAATGATGGAGATGCTTCAGCACTTCCGATTATAGAAATAAATTTTGATACTCTTCCGGAAAGTTTAATTCCAATTTATTCATATGAAGCAAAATGGATTGTTGACCGCAGAGAAAATCCGTTGCAAATTTTTTCTTGCCCAGCTAAAGTGGATTTTGAATTGGAAACAAAAATTAAGGACATTGCGCTAAAGACATACAAAGTTTTAAATTGCAAAGATTGGAGCAGGATTGACGTACGTTTGGATTCGCAGGGTGAACCAAATATTATTGAGGTGAATCCACTGCCAGGAATCCTTCCGGATCCAAAAGATAATTCCTGTTTTCCCAAAGCAGCACGTGCTTACGGCTGGGATTACAATCAAATGATTAATTCTGTTCTTTACATTTCAGCAAAAAGGCATAAACTTATATGATAGATAGAAAAGCAAAAATATTAATCTGCTATAATGAACCAATAAAGTTGTTCATCAACTATCTTGGTAAAGAAATTCATTCCTCGGAGGAAGATGTTGATACATCAGAAAGTGAATTGGCAAACCATATAAGCGAAGTTATAACCAGTTTGCAAGTCTTCTACGACAATATTGAAGTATTGACAGTTAATCAGAATATTGAATCCTTTCTTGCCAAAATTAAACATTACCAACCCGATGTAATATTTAATTTTGTTGAATCAGTTAATGGAATTTCTCATTACGAAGCTTACATTGCCGGCTTATATGATGTTATTGGGATTGATTACACTGGCAATACACCAATTTGCCTAGCAACTTGTTTAGATAAATCCAGGACAAAACAAATTTTGAAATCGTTCGATATAAAAGTGCCAAACTATTATGTTGCTGCGCTGGGTGAAAAACTTGCAAGCGAAAAATTTCAATTAAAATTTCCGGTTATCTTAAAACTGCTAAAGGAAGATGCAAGTATTGGCATTTCGGAATTTTCAGTCGTCAATTCTTTAGATGAAACAAACAACAGGTTAAAATTCCTTTTTAAAACTTACAAGCAAGATGTATTGATAGAAGAATACATTAACGGAAGAGAATTAAACGTTGCAATTCTTGGAGAGGAAACTTTACCAATCTCAGAAATTGATTTTACAGGTTTACCCAAAGATTTTCCCAAAATAGTTACTTACGAAGGTAAGTGGTCCCCAAAGAGTGTTTATTTTAAATTTACTAATCCAATTTGTCCGGCAATTATTGATGATGACCTGAAGAATAAAATTGAAGCAACAGCTAAAAAAGTATTCCAGGTTATGAATTGCCGTGATTATGCCCGTGTTGATATGCGTATTAGTAAAAGCGGTGTGCCATATGTAATTGAAGTAAATCCAAATCCAGATCTTTCATCTGATGCCGGATTTGCTAGAGCCGCTGCCGCAACAGGAATTAGTTATCCTGAATTACTAAAAACAGTTTTAAATTTTGCATTTGAACGGAGATTAATTGATTCGAAAATTAAAGTCTGACGATCGAAGTCAAATTGAAAATTTACTTGCGCACACAAACAACTTTAATAAAGTTGAATGCGAAATTGCAATGGAATTAATAGACATTGCATTACTACAACCCGGGCAGGAAGATTATAACATCTTTGTTTATGACGAGGATGGAAAAGTTTTAGGTTATCATTGCACTGGTAAAAGAGCACTTACAGATGGAGTGTTTGATCTTTACTGGATTGTTGTTGATCCGGAAAAGAAAAACAAAGGTATTGGAAGCCAGCTATTAAAGCATGCGGAGGATTTAGTAGCAAATAAAGGTGGAAGATGGTTACTCGCAGAAACTTCATCTAAAGAAAGTTATCTTGCAACCAGAGATTTTTATCAGAGGAAAAAATATTCAATCGTTGCACAGATAAATGATTTTTATTCTTTGAATGATAGCTTAATAATTTTCGGAAAGTACTTTAAATAATATAAAGGGAAAATCAATGGAACTTTGGCAAGAAATGCTCAGGCAGAGCATTCACACAGTTGATCAGCTTGTTGATAAATTCAACCTTGATCGGAAAATCGCCGAGCAGCTCGACGTTTTTTTTCAGGCGAGAATTAATCCTTACTACTTAGGCTTGATCAAATATCCAGGCGATCCAATTTGGCAGCAATGTGTTCCAAGCCAGGTTGAATTGGAAGATTTGGATGCAAGCGAAGATCCCCTTAATGAAGATGCGATGAGTCCGGTTCCAAACATTACGCATCGGTATCCTGATCGCGTTTTATTTTTAGTTACAAGTCAATGTGGAATGTACTGCAGATTTTGCACCCGCAAAAGAAAAGTGGGAAACTCAGATAAAATTTCTATGAAGGGTTTGGAAGCCGCATTTAAATACATAGAAGCTCATAGTGAAATAAGAGATGTAATACTATCCGGTGGCGATCCCCTGATGTTAACCGATTGCATGCTGGAAAAAATTCTTGCACGGCTTCGGCAAATTCCTCACCTGGAAATTATTCGCATTGGGACAAAAATGCCCTGCGTTCTGCCGCAACGGATTACACCTAAACTTTGTAACATGATAAAAAAATATCATCCGGTTTATGTGAACACTCATTTTAATCATCCCTGGGAAATTACTCCGGAAAGCAAAAAAGCTTGCGAAATGCTTGCTGATGCCGGCTGTCCTGTTGGCAATCAAACCGTGTTGATGAAAGGTGTGAATGATAATCCCGCAATCATCAAAGAGTTGATGCAAAAACTTCTTGCTATGCGTGTAAAACCATATTACCTCTATATGGCTGATGAAACTAAAGGCGCTAACCATTTTAGAACTTCTATCCGTACCGGAATTGAAATTATGGAAAACCTGCGCGGGCATACAAGCGGGTTGGCAATTCCATATTTTGTTATTGATGCTCCGGGCGGCGGTGGAAAGATTCCAATCTTACCAGAATACGTTTTACATCATGATGAAGAAAAGATTATACTGCGCAACTACAAGGGTGAAATATTTATGTATGAAGACATTGTAGGTAAGAAAGAAAAGTTGCAAAGGTTAGTTGTAAATAAAAAGAATGGAAATGGCAACGGAAATGGTAAACATTTGAAGGAAATTAAAAAACTTGTTCCTGAAGAATTTCCTGATATGGTTCTAAGCGAAAATTAAAATAATTGATTGTTTAATTGCTGCATTGTTAAATTGTTTTTACAATTAACAGTGCAGCTTTTTTTTTTAATCCTTCCAGACAATTTTATTTATATCCTTCTCCAAAGATTCAGCAGGAGCTTCAACTATTCTACCCAACTCTTTTCCTTCACGGTAGAAAATAAATGTCGGCACCAATTCAATTAATAAACTATCTGTTTCACCGCTCAAATCTTTTTTATTTCTATCTACAGCAATCAATTTAACTTTGTTGGATGGATAACCAAGAGAATCCAGGATTTTAAATAATCGTGGTACCTCGCGCCGGCTATCGCTGCACCAGGTGCCTAAAATAACTGTAATATCAACATCTTTAATTTTATTAGAAATGCTGTCTAATATTATTTTGGATGGATTATAATTTTCATATTCTGAATTAAACCACCAGGAATAGCTGGTATCCTGAAATGCTGAACGGGAAATTTCTCCAACCAGCATTTGCTTTTCAGATTTTTCGTCAATAATAATTTTATATTTTTGCTGGGCGGGAATTAAAGCCACAAAAACCAGAAGAAGCAAAAAGCAAAATGTTTTCATTTTATTTCTCGGAAGAATTTTTTCTAACATCCATTCCCCAAAAGAGTTTCTCTCTTAGGATTTTGAAATAGTTAATTGAATTGGTTCGTATCAACTTTACTTTTTTAGTGCTTTTATACACAACCAAATCCAATGGTGGTGGATTGCTGTGAACTCTCTGTCCATCACAATTAATATTTACTTCTGTATGATGCGAACTAACTGTAAGATATATTTTTTGGTGGCTTGCAAGAACTATTGGTCGCATTGTAAGTGTGTGCGGAGAAATTGGGCAGAGTGTGATTACATCGGCTTTCTGATCAACAACAGGTCCGCCTGTTGATAAGGAATAACCAGTTGAACCAGTTGGTGTTGCCAGGATCAAACCATCTGCTGAAAAAGTTGTAACATAATTATCATCAACACGAATGGAAATTTCAATCATCTTAGGCCAGCCACCTTTATCAATAACAATATCATTGATTGAAAAAAACTTTTTCTGATGACATTTTAGACAATCTCCTTCAAGTACAATTCGTTCTTCAACGGAATATTCGTTGTTCTTCAATTCAGTAAGCAGTAAATCCAATTTGTTCATTTCAAACTCAGCCAAAAAGCCAAGCTTACCGAAGTTAAGACCAAGAATTGGCGTGCCATACTCCAATGCATGATGGGCGGTTGTTAACATTGTACCATCGCCACCGATAGAAACTACTAAGTCACTGTGTTTGAAAATTTCATCAATTGGTTTGTAAAGGGCATTTTTAAGATGAGCGTAAGATTCAACATCAAGCTGCTGCAAGGCTTTGCATAAAATAAAATCAAAACCAAATTCTTTCAAACGGCTTGTAAATGTTGAAACAACTTCAACAATATTTTCTTTGCTTGTATTTGGGATAATTCCGATAGTCATAATTTTAATTCATTTTAATAATTGAAGAACACAAACAATATAAATTTTGAACGGCATGGTTTTATGCCGCGGCCCAACACAGTTATGCAGGTTTGAAGACCGACGCCAATAATTATTTATTAATTCATTTTGTTAACCACTCTCAAAGAGCAACCAACATTTACAATGCACTTTATACCCATATATATGCCGAAATATTTAAAGCGACCGGTTTGAATAACTGGTTATGTTGTATTAAAAATTTATTGGCTCTGGTATAAGTAATTGTTGCATACATCTTAAAGCATATTCATCAGTCATTCCAGAAACATAATCTGAGATAATCTTGGTAGTTGATGTCTCTTCTTTTTTATAAAATGATTTCATTTTTTGAAGATAGTTACAAAACGATAAATCAATTTTTTTTGATTGTTTGATATTATATTTTCTTCCATCGAATCCATTTCGATCAAATAAATTTTTAAAATATTCAAAAAGATATTCAATGATTCTCTCTCCATCATTTCTCCATTTCACAATATCAGGGTGAGAATATATTCTTGAATAATTGAAATCCTTGAGTTCCATTATCAAGCTGTGTTTTGCATCAGAAAATTGAATACTTTCTTTATCGGTAGATGTTTTAATTAAATCTAGAACTAAGGTGTTAATAATCTCACCGTTGGTTTTCCCCAATTCATTTTGAATCCTTTTGGGAATGTCTTTTAATTCAAAAAATTTTGCTAAATAAGCATCTTCAATATCACGACCAAAATATGCTATCTTATCGCTTAATCTAACAATACATCCTTCATATGTAACTGGATAATATTTTCTATCTGTAATTTCATCCAAATTAATGTATTCTGATCTTGGAGATATTTCCCTTTCGAACTTTTCACCGCAATGACATATTATGCCATCTTTAACTGCATAAGTAAGATTTAATCCTTCACCATTGTTTGCTAAGTATTCAACAACACGATAACCATTGACTTCATGGATAAATGAATTGCCATCACCCATTAGTCTGTTCAAAACCTTTTCACCAGAATGACCGAATGGCGCGTGTCCTAAATCATGACCTAAGCCAATTGCATAAGCTAATTCTTCGTTTAGATTCCATCCATTGTTTGAAGAATTTAGACCTTTACAAATTGAGGCTGCGATTGAAGCAACATGTAAAACATGTTCAATTCTTGTACAAACATGATCGTTTTGAGGTGAGAAAAATACTTGTGTTTTGTGCTTTAATCTTCTGAATGGCATTGAATGAATAATAGCGGTATGGTCTCGGAAGTATTCTGTTCTTGGATATACATCTCTCTTTTTTCTACGTTCTAATAGTTGCGAATCATTTAATGAACTTTTCTTCATATGTATCCTCAATTATGGATAAGATTTTTATGCAATGTTGTATTCTAATTCAATTATGCTTTTTTCAGGCATTGGAGCTGTATATAATTTATGATATGCTTGACCTATTATACCAGAAAATCGTTCAATTATTATTTGCTTGTTACCAGCCTTTAAAGTTTGTTCAATGGCAATATCATAATACTCATCTATGTACACTATTCTTTTTACACCAAGTTGATATGCTTTCTTTGCACATAGATTACAAGTGCGAGAAGTTGTATATAAAGTAGAACCAATTAGGGAGATATATCCATTTGCGCTAGCTTGGAATAATGC
This genomic interval carries:
- a CDS encoding thioredoxin family protein → MKTFCFLLLLVFVALIPAQQKYKIIIDEKSEKQMLVGEISRSAFQDTSYSWWFNSEYENYNPSKIILDSISNKIKDVDITVILGTWCSDSRREVPRLFKILDSLGYPSNKVKLIAVDRNKKDLSGETDSLLIELVPTFIFYREGKELGRIVEAPAESLEKDINKIVWKD
- the recG gene encoding ATP-dependent DNA helicase RecG; translation: MVNTESNILLNSVKYLKSVGPKKAESFGKIGIETVKDLLFYFPTKYLDRTNILTTTKVYGHLINGYEGEVTIIGKVVDKEVIRYGRKEILKVQVRDASGFFECVWFQGVRFFQNVFNEGEQYAIAGKPVLTKYGNLEFVHPDFDRITETESQQFLNTGKIIPFYRVSKELRSTKIGDLSLRKIISNAVEKYSGFLTETLPADIIEEENLLGIIDAIRNAHFPENYDKLNLALTRFKFEELFYIETLVALRKRNYKEKIAGHSMKIKSKLIPDFLKTIPFELTKAQLKALSDIRKDMESPKPMNRLLQGDVGSGKTIVALIAMLIAKDNGFQSAIMAPTEVLALQHFKTISSFLKNFDIKIGLLIGGQKKSAKQKNLKIKELSESDIIIGTHALFEGDVSFNRLGLAIIDEQHRFGVVQRSKLIKKGVSPDVIIMTATPIPRTLSMTVYGDLDVSVIDEMPRDRKPVKTFLRGESKLPQIFKFIIDKSKQGYKSFIIYPLVQESEKLELKAAVTNYETLKNTFLKDVDVGMIHGQMSIQEKEEAMQRFSADALKVLVATTVIEVGIDIPDANIIIINDAHRFGLSQLHQLRGRVGRSEKQAYCILITKDEFAEKISSKNLQLEFLSPALLEKNKTAARIQSMVKYNSGFDIAEIDLKLRGPGDIFGIKQSGFPELKYADIISDMDLLIKAKEKAFSIIAQDPRLILPSHKIIRDNLLTSYKENINYSKIA
- a CDS encoding HD domain-containing protein, which translates into the protein MKKSSLNDSQLLERRKKRDVYPRTEYFRDHTAIIHSMPFRRLKHKTQVFFSPQNDHVCTRIEHVLHVASIAASICKGLNSSNNGWNLNEELAYAIGLGHDLGHAPFGHSGEKVLNRLMGDGNSFIHEVNGYRVVEYLANNGEGLNLTYAVKDGIICHCGEKFEREISPRSEYINLDEITDRKYYPVTYEGCIVRLSDKIAYFGRDIEDAYLAKFFELKDIPKRIQNELGKTNGEIINTLVLDLIKTSTDKESIQFSDAKHSLIMELKDFNYSRIYSHPDIVKWRNDGERIIEYLFEYFKNLFDRNGFDGRKYNIKQSKKIDLSFCNYLQKMKSFYKKEETSTTKIISDYVSGMTDEYALRCMQQLLIPEPINF
- a CDS encoding GNAT family N-acetyltransferase: MIRKLKSDDRSQIENLLAHTNNFNKVECEIAMELIDIALLQPGQEDYNIFVYDEDGKVLGYHCTGKRALTDGVFDLYWIVVDPEKKNKGIGSQLLKHAEDLVANKGGRWLLAETSSKESYLATRDFYQRKKYSIVAQINDFYSLNDSLIIFGKYFK
- a CDS encoding KamA family radical SAM protein translates to MELWQEMLRQSIHTVDQLVDKFNLDRKIAEQLDVFFQARINPYYLGLIKYPGDPIWQQCVPSQVELEDLDASEDPLNEDAMSPVPNITHRYPDRVLFLVTSQCGMYCRFCTRKRKVGNSDKISMKGLEAAFKYIEAHSEIRDVILSGGDPLMLTDCMLEKILARLRQIPHLEIIRIGTKMPCVLPQRITPKLCNMIKKYHPVYVNTHFNHPWEITPESKKACEMLADAGCPVGNQTVLMKGVNDNPAIIKELMQKLLAMRVKPYYLYMADETKGANHFRTSIRTGIEIMENLRGHTSGLAIPYFVIDAPGGGGKIPILPEYVLHHDEEKIILRNYKGEIFMYEDIVGKKEKLQRLVVNKKNGNGNGNGKHLKEIKKLVPEEFPDMVLSEN
- a CDS encoding NAD(+)/NADH kinase, whose product is MTIGIIPNTSKENIVEVVSTFTSRLKEFGFDFILCKALQQLDVESYAHLKNALYKPIDEIFKHSDLVVSIGGDGTMLTTAHHALEYGTPILGLNFGKLGFLAEFEMNKLDLLLTELKNNEYSVEERIVLEGDCLKCHQKKFFSINDIVIDKGGWPKMIEISIRVDDNYVTTFSADGLILATPTGSTGYSLSTGGPVVDQKADVITLCPISPHTLTMRPIVLASHQKIYLTVSSHHTEVNINCDGQRVHSNPPPLDLVVYKSTKKVKLIRTNSINYFKILREKLFWGMDVRKNSSEK
- a CDS encoding ATP-grasp domain-containing protein: MLTFNVRPEEDSSTENLASSEIVSSKSNSSQTTPRKFNDVYAEWDTFETINAVRSALAINHNVTLVEADENAYEKIKSNKPDIVFNVAEGMHSISREAQIPAMLDMLQVPYTGSDPLTLVTCLDKARTKEILSYHKIKNAKFITASSKNDLLNFDLKFPIIIKPIGEGSSKGIFNNSFIANITDLAIAVEKNYEIYKQPSLIEEFLPGREFTVAMIGNDGDASALPIIEINFDTLPESLIPIYSYEAKWIVDRRENPLQIFSCPAKVDFELETKIKDIALKTYKVLNCKDWSRIDVRLDSQGEPNIIEVNPLPGILPDPKDNSCFPKAARAYGWDYNQMINSVLYISAKRHKLI
- a CDS encoding ATP-grasp domain-containing protein, whose amino-acid sequence is MIDRKAKILICYNEPIKLFINYLGKEIHSSEEDVDTSESELANHISEVITSLQVFYDNIEVLTVNQNIESFLAKIKHYQPDVIFNFVESVNGISHYEAYIAGLYDVIGIDYTGNTPICLATCLDKSRTKQILKSFDIKVPNYYVAALGEKLASEKFQLKFPVILKLLKEDASIGISEFSVVNSLDETNNRLKFLFKTYKQDVLIEEYINGRELNVAILGEETLPISEIDFTGLPKDFPKIVTYEGKWSPKSVYFKFTNPICPAIIDDDLKNKIEATAKKVFQVMNCRDYARVDMRISKSGVPYVIEVNPNPDLSSDAGFARAAAATGISYPELLKTVLNFAFERRLIDSKIKV